In a single window of the Oscarella lobularis chromosome 2, ooOscLobu1.1, whole genome shotgun sequence genome:
- the LOC136183689 gene encoding CD109 antigen-like — translation MRQLLVVLLGVLSLLFCTTSESAEVSSDEGSGEDSLCWGSWINQDNPSGTGDWEKRPSIESHISCDEPTDIECQTSAGVPSSETGQDVTCSLGVGFVCQNQHQKRGESCLDYRVRFLCPCSKEVIKERRAKKCGGVVDAKVSSHGQLFINAPPLNRSFQCQWRIRARKNQHVHLIVKSSSSYFRSLFYVHDGKSRKAPLLFRKSRYRRIGERSFVSSEKAMTFFVRGFAGDSIVRQLDVFYMAIEAPESLRSCDFERDSCGWNVEESDWTRVDNRALPNDVELYRDSESQCKNRASNRLVLMKMPSAPNCRAKNPFADFQSCGVTLISPLMKEAFSMCLTFDYLLHLNSSVYLRVYLLNIQGRSITSRRFRGTTTNCWRTAFLKIKDNVKYRVKFHVFGLTETNWKTGDIAIDNAKKIACTDNLDCAFGNESTCPVRVSDGSGTWLHTPLSTPSPPPVEVEAPSDPTWKSAGCWRQRNSLFHFVSLESHIDLLPTYSRYYSGSRAEKRCAVAAAALGYKHFFLGYQNFAQCLVSSKSLDALSLEAIQDDCRWHSYNAVYYKMFNLTSSSTSLHNENGEKDGDSVYLFTLPNKLVYRRSFLTVILTPFSSYNGVGKVCIAFRYKTTFNDSRVIVTEYDVDGSRSRIAWDQSPSMSSSWRTAIFEIRLVGQITQRIRIYPHYDVMRYFGGSFSVKDVKVVSSCGEASNCSLGYGSFCGWETGPKPSVSFYVRHSNGYVRLSSYRGRNKLYAFIKSALVPHAKYRCFSFQHRSTANQLFNLGWGRRVQLLVDGSVHVDRELKQANRSLRVIPWQLELVEIPRFLPDSLVQIQILLCSQCSIDLKNFVFASQPCIADIDECAVDEKNHCSHTCENTFGGYVCSCPSSYQKLGSDNRTCQYQCTPPCGSSQTCTNYNRCVCPKGYFGYRDCLIGCGDNVTLLTNASGTIQLDLTVPSLRYTYAPSGLSCSWAIRAPPNQRVAIEFVKFQSRLGYRCNQYNVSVSSEKNRSLSPANTVTACSTPPSKIYISKGNELFVSYHALGLMGYLRYWPAFVTKYHFTGDCVNSCADLQWWQTCCPTYVVASPNVLRQGSKADIHIMTQGIRDFLTLQARLVSNFDVALTSLPIKPLENGYGLGSFEIPEDFRPGKYQLVIDGITSDNITQLNGMTDVGVTASGPVIFVQTDKPVYKPGQQVRMRIIALNYAMKPYSGNISVEISDGKGTRVLQWAQLRASNGVVRLSFSLSSEPVAGSWTVFVYALYSWTIDPVLINEACFTVQEYVLPKFEVDLLLPEYILSGDQLLSGTVIARYTYGKPVKGQACLHFTSVHQEYFSRRYSPSKETACIKTNGSTEFAINTVVLVRKWFSSSYNLDYYAPIALEVNVTVTEQGTGAIANSSQIVTVARQPYAIKFVPGTSSYYTPGLPFTVTISIVLPDLRPFLNRTLLHVGIRGDGRTISSTTVEAVNGSVQFFVYEESNLFYRSMEITAKFSVKRNHFSATHSLKPRDSVESGSVFSLMSSELVLQPGNETFIDILSSRPLATDFHFLIVARGEIFRSWKLPMQFRPSSVYAGLHESQLAMNVSCALAPSFYLVAYYVGDRKIGVGTAVKFQVARCFQNEVNISFNTNTSRPADQVQLSVKAAPFAHVSVTAVDRSVYLVPSACSGSHLSAEYVLSAVESYNSGYSDDTDSASTLELTSGSGDGYPVNDLFWWKSWWADVDLPEFLKNPGLAIITNLKLSTDFRFVKRQIGGSGSRSEDFGDESDGLASVRRVRSYFPEAWLWDDHQADSDGNAVFNVTVPDTITTWIAEAFAVSSSSGFGLAPAPARLVAFKPFFVSLSLPYSVIRGEEVAILVTVFNYFYEDLNVLIVLDAQTGGFEFIGNASEVSVFISAQNSRTVRFPIVPLRLGQVPLKITAYSTIESDAVIRMLFVEPEGKEESYFSSVLLTGNQTESFNLSLPSVIVDGSVKGVVSISGDFMGPALASLGGLLVMPYGCGEQNIASFSPSVMVKRYLQVNGLLTDAIDRKATRYMQIGYQRQLTYKRNDYSYAAWGQRSLFGSTCLTTFVLRVYAQASSVMYIDRTDMAQSACWIVNQQQSDGSFVEPGRCYHLTCGRENLPVALTAYSLMTLVEVNSVVKLSCSKPLTGVISSALRYLKSTLRSQTNVYLMALTAYSLVVGNDIEAANFLLQKLEKEAYVKDSQKYWLCSRGYYYRYVSPGSIEATAYVMLAYVEKGDILSAIPIRNWLLAQMDARGGWRSSQDSIIALMALSLMSIKTGKLDESSALAIELNVAGKFHQQLSINSRTAIITRRFEIPVPSTLQVQSMGNRAALVQATVTYNVPLLAPELSFQINTTIRNRLLAEENEVPFDESDRYDDNRLELRTCVRWNRKSDSSMCIVEIGFLSGFSVDKEGLSKLIDDNEILLQRYEIEARKLVLYFDEIRSARIICFNASFQRSHCVSKLQPAFIRAYAYYEPDFMTVISYDPPATISASLDECKAPSEQDELDEKESSSSGQIESLTEPTLKTTSEEDEAFLDSFV, via the exons ATGCGTCAGCTACTAGTAGTTCTGCTAGGTGTTCTTAGTCTTCTGTTCTGTACGACTAG cgaATCAGCAGAGGTCAGCTCAG ATGAGGGAAGTGGCGAGGACTCGCTTTGTTGGGGCTCGTGGATCAATCAAGACAATCCGTCTGGAACCGGTGACTGGGAAAAGCGACCATCAATAGAAAGCCACATTTCGTGTGACGAACCCACCGATATAGAGTGCCAAACGAGTGCAG GAGTGCCCTCCTCCGAGACAGGACAAGATGTAACGTGCTCTCTAGGCGTCGGATTTGTCTGCCAGAACCAGCATCAGAAACGAGGAGAATCGTGTCTTGACTACCGCGTCCGCTTTCTGTGCCCATGTAGCAAAGAAGTCATCAAGGAACGCCGTGCAAAGA AGTGCGGAGGCGTGGTCGACGCTAAAGTGTCTTCTCACGGCCAGTTGTTCATCAACGCGCCGCCGCTGAACCGATCGTTTCAGTGCCAATGGCGCATTCGTGCGAGAAAGAATCAACACGTTCATCTTATTGTaaaatcgtcttcctcgTACTTTCGATCGCTATTTTACGTACACGACGGCAAGTCCAGAAAGGCGCCGCTTCTGTTTCGAAAGAGTCGCTACCGTCGGATCGGCGAGAGGAGTTTCGTGTCGTCGGAGAAGGCAATGACATTTTTTGTGCGAGGTTTCGCTGGCGACTCGATCGTCCGTCAATTAGATGTCTTTTACATGGCTATTGAAG CTCCAGAGAGTTTGCGATCGTGCGACTTCGAACGCGACTCTTGTGGCTGGAACGTCGAGGAATCTGATTGGACGAGAG TGGATAACAGGGCTCTACCCAATGACGTTGAATTGTACCGTGATTCCGAGTCACAATGCAAGAATCGAGCAT cgAATCGCCTCGTTTTAATGAAGATGCCTTCAGCGCCCAATTGTCGTGCAAAAAATCCTTTTGCAGACTTCCAAAGTTGTGGTGTTACCTTGATTAGTCCTTTGATGAAAGAAGCTTTTTCGATGTGCTTGACTTTCGACTACCTTCTTCACCTGAACTCGTCCGTCTATCTTCGCGTTTATCTTCTTAACATTCAAGGGCGCTCAATTAcgtcgcgacgttttcgcggCACGACAACAAACTGCTGGCGCACCGCGTTTCTAAAAATTAAGGACAACGTGAAGTATCGCGTCAAGTTTCACGTCTTCGGTTTGACGGAGACAAACTGGAAGACGGGCGACATCGCAATTGATAACGCGAAGAAAATTGCTTGCACAGATA ACTTAGACTGCGCCTTTGGAAACGAGAGCACGTGTCCCGTGCGGGTTTCAGATGGAAGTGGAACGTGGTTGCATACTCCTTTATCtactccttctcctcctcctgttgAAGTCGAAGCGCCAAGCGATCCTA cgTGGAAAAGCGCCGGATGCTGGCGACAGCGCAATTCCTTATTCCACTTCGTGTCTCTCGAAAGTCACATCGATTTGCTGCCGACTTATTCCCGGTACTACAGCGGTTCAAGAGCCGAGAAGCGATGCGCCGTAGCTGCAGCGGCGTTGGGATACAAGCATTTCTTTCTCGGCTACCAAAACTTTGCCCAGTGCCTCGTTTCTTCGAAGAGTCTAGACGCACTGTCTCTTGAAGCAATTCAAGACGACTGTAGGTGGCATAGCTATAACGCTGTGTACTACAAAATGTTCAATTTAACATCTTCGAGCACAAGTTTGCATAACGAAAACGGAGAAAAGGACGGCG ATTCTGTTTACCTTTTTACCTTGCCGAATAAGCTGGTTTACCGACGATCTTTTCTTACTGTGATCTTGACGCCATTTTCGTCCTATAATGGGGTAGGTAAAGTGTGCATTGCGTTTCGAtacaagacgacgttcaatGACTCTCGCGTCATCGTGACGGAATATGATGTTGACGGATCGAGAAGTCGCATTGCGTGGGACCAATCAccgtcgatgtcgtcatcGTGGCGAACCGCTATTTTTGAGATCCGGCTAGTTGGCCAGATTACTCAGAGGATACGGATTTATCCGCACTACGACGTTATGCGCTACTTTGGCGGATCGTTCAGTGTCAAGGACGTcaaagtcgtttcttcttgcGGAGAAG CATCCAACTGCTCACTCGGATACGGGTCGTTCTGTGGCTGGGAAACCGGTCCTAAGCCAAGCGTGTCATTCTACGTTCGTC ATTCGAATGGCTATGTGCGACTAAGCTCTTATCGTGGAAGAAATAAGCTCTATGCTTTTATAAAGAGCGCTCTGGTACCACACGCCAAGTATCGATGCTTCTCCTTCCAACACCGATCGACGGCAAACCAATTATTTAACTTGGGTTGGGGTCGACGTGTCCAGCTCCTTGTCGACGGAAGCGTTCacgtcgatcgcgaattGAAGCAGGcgaatcgatcgcttcgTGTGATACCATGGCAACTGGAACTAGTCGAGATTCCTCGCTTTCTGCCCGATTCGTTGGTCCAGATTCAAATTCTCTTGTGCtctcaatgcagcatcgacTTGAAGAACTTTGTGTTCGCATCTCAACCGTGCATTGCAG ACATAGATGAATGTGCAGTGGATGAGAAAAACCATTGCTCGCATACGTGCGAGAATACCTTTGGCGGCTACGTGTGTTCCTGTCCGTCTTCCTACCAAAAACTCGGATCGGACAACCGCACGTGTCAAT ATCAATGCACTCCTCCTTGCGGAAGCAGTCAAACGTGTACGAACTACAATCGGTGTGTTTGTCCTAAGGGCTATTTCGGCTATCGAGACTGCTTAATAG GGTGCGGCGACAACGTAACGCTTCTGACAAATGCATCCGGAACGATCCAACTCGACTTGACCGTCCCCTCTTTACGCTACACCTATGCCCCTTCAGGCTTATCGTGCTCGTGGGCCATTCGTGCTCCTCCCAATCAACGAGTTGCTATTGAATTTGTCAAGTTTCAGTCACGATTGGGTTATCGTTGCAATCAGTACAACGTCTCTGTGAGCAGCGAGAAAAATCGTTCGCTGTCGCCAGCCAACACGGTGACGGCTTGCTCGACTCCACCGTCgaaaatatatatatcaaAAGGCAATGAATTGTTTGTTTCGTATCACGCGCTAGGACTCATGGGGTACTTGAGATATTGGCCGGCTTTCGTTACAAAGTACCACTTCACTG GTGATTGCGTCAACAGTTGCGCCGATCTTCAGTGGTGGCAAAC GTGCTGTCCGACGTACGTTGTTGCGTCGCCGAACGTACTTCGTCAAGGCTCGAAAGCAGATATTCACATTATGACGCAAGGAATTAGAGACTTTTTGACCCTTCAAGCTCGCCTAGTTTCCAATTTTGATGTGGCATTGACGTCGTTACCTATAAAGCCGTTGG AAAATGGATATGGTTTGGGAAGCTTTGAG ATTCCTGAAGATTTTCGTCCTGGAAAATATCAGTTGGTGATAGACGGCATTACGTCCGATAACATAACTCAGCTAAATGGAATGACTGATGTTGGAGTGACTGCAAGCGGACCGGTAATTTTCGTCCAGACAGACAAACCCGTCTACAAACCGGGGCAGCAAG TGAGAATGCGAATAATTGCACTCAATTACGCAATGAAACCGTACTCGGGAAAC ATTTCAGTTGAAATTTCT GATGGCAAAGGAACTAGAGTTTTACAATGGGCTCAGCTGAGGGCAAGCAATG GCGTCGTGCGTCTATCGTTTTCTCTGTCTTCAGAGCCGGTGGCTGGATCATGGACAGTTTTTGTCTATGCTCTTTATTCTTGGACTATCGAT CCTGTTTTGATAAACGAGGCATGTTTCACAGTTCAGGAATATG tctTACCCAAATTCGAAGTCGACCTTCttctgccggaatatattcTTTCCGGCGATCAGCTTCTTAGCGGGACCGTGATAGCAAG GTACACGTATGGGAAACCAGTGAAAGGTCAAGCGTGCCTTCACTTTACCAGCGTTCATCAGGAATACTTCAGTCGCCGTTACTCTCCATCGAAGGAAACGGCGTGCATAAAG ACTAATGGATCGACAGAATTTGCCATAAATACTGTTGTTTTAGTCCGAAAATGGTTTTCCAGCTCGTACAACCTCGATTACTACGCACCGATCGCGTTGGAAGTCAACGTCACCGTAACCGAACAAGGAACGGGAGCAATTGCAAATTCTTCACAAATTGTCACCGTCGCTCGTCAGCCCTACGCCATCAAGTTTGTTCCTGGAACTTCGTCTTACTATACACCAGGGCTTCCTTTTACAGTAACG ATATCCATTGTGCTTCCTGATCTTCGGCCGTTTCTAAATCGTACTTTGCTGCATGTGGGAATCCGTGGCGATGGAAGAACAATCAGTTCAACGACAGTCGAGGCAGTGAACGGCAGcgttcaattttttgtctaCGAGGAAAGCAACCTCTTCTATAGAAGCATGGAAATAACG GCGAAGTTTTCGGTAAAACGGAATCACTTTTCGGCTACTCATTCACTCAAGCCAAGAGATTCGGTTGAGAGTGGAAGCGTCTTTTCATTGATGTCGTCAGAACTTGTTTTACAG CCCGGCAACGAAACTTTTATTGACATCTTGTCAAGTCGGCCACTTGCAACCGATTTTCACTTCCTG ATTGTAGCAAGAGGAGAGATATTTCGTTCTTGGAAGTTGCCTATGcagtttagaccttcaagCGTGTACGCTGGACTTCACGAATCGCAACTGGCAATGAACGTTTCGTGCGCTCTAGCTCCAAGCTTTTATCTTGTCGCTTACTACGTCGGCGATAGAAAGATAGGGGTTGGAACCGCCGTCAAATTTCAAGTTGCTCGATGCTTTCAGAATGAG GTTAACATAAGTTTCAACACGAACACGTCAAGACCTGCAGATCAGGTTCAGTTGTCGGTGAAGGCAGCGCCGTTTGCGCACGTGAGCGTGACGGCTGTGGACAGGAGTGTCTATCTCGTACCGTCTGCGTGTAGTGGAAGTCATTTATCGGCTGAATAC GTCCTCTCGGCTGTAGAATCATATAACTCCGGTTATAGCGACGACACCGACAGCGCATCCACGCTGGAACTGACCAGCGGTAGCGGCGATGGATATCCAGTTAATGATCTTTTTTGGTGGAAATCTTGGTGGGCTGACGTCGACTTGCCTGAATTCCTAAAG AATCCGGGCTTGGCGATTATAACGAATTTAAAACTATCAACagattttcgttttgtcAAGCGACAGATAGGAG GTTCAGGTTCTCGCAGTGAAGATTTCGGTGACGAATCGGACGGCCTGGCGTCTGTTCGTCGAGTTCGTTCGTATTTTCCTGAAGCGTGGCTCTGGGATGATCACCAAGCAGA CTCCGATGGAAATGCCGTTTTTAACGTGACTGTTCCCGATACTATTACTACGTGGATTGCTGAGGCGTTTGccgtgtcgtcgtcatctggCTTTGGCTTGGCCCCTGCTCCcgctcgactcgtcgctttcaagcccttttttgtttctctcaGTTTGCCATATTCTGTCATTCGCGGCGAAGAAGTCGCTATCTTGGTCACTGTCTTCAATTACTTTTACGAGGACTTGAAC gttctCATTGTGTTGGATGCGCAGACAGGAGGATTTGAATTCATTGGAAATGCCAGCGAAGTATCTGTCTTTATATCAGCGCAGAACAGTCGCACTGTTCGTTTTCCAATTGTACCGCTACGACTTGGGCAAGTTCCTCTCAAGATAACAGCATATTCCACAATCGAGTCCGATGCTGTTATAAGAATGCTTTTTGTCGAG ccagaaggaaaagaagaatcgTATTTTTCAAGCGTCTTGTTAACCGGAAATCAAACGGAATCATTTAACCTTTCTCTTCCCTCGGTCATCGTCGATGGTTCCGTGAAGGGAGTGGTGTCAATTAGCG GGGATTTTATGGGACCGGCGCTCGCCTCCTTAGGTGGCCTGCTCGTTATGCCGTACGGTTGTGGAGAACAGAACATAGCCTCTTTTTCTCCATCTGTTATGGTTAAACGATACCTTCAAGTAAATGGGTTGCTTACAGATGCAATCGACCGAAAGGCTACTCGGTATATGCAAATAG GCTATCAGAGACAACTGACATATAAGCGAAACGACTACTCCTACGCTGCCTGGGGACAGCGTTCTTTGTTTGGAAGCACATG TCTAACGACGTTTGTTCTCCGGGTCTACGCTCAAGCGTCGTCTGTTATGTATATTGATCGCACTGATATGGCTCAGTCTGCATGCTGGATTGTGAATCAGCAGCAGTCAGACGGGTCTTTTGTTGAACCCGGTCGGTGCTATCATTTAACG TGTGGCCGGGAAAACTTGCCCGTCGCCTTGACTGCTTACTCTCTGATGACGCTTGTTGAAGTGAATTCTGTTGTC AAATTATCGTGCAGTAAGCCGTTGACTGGTGTCATTTCCAGTGCCCTTCGCTACTTGAAGTCAACTTTACGTTCGCAAACAAACGTGTACTTGATGGCGCTTACTGCCTATTCTTTGGTCGTTGGAAACGACATAGAAGCGGCCAATTTTCTGTTGCAAAAACTAGAGAAGGAAGCGTACGTCAAAG ATTCACAGAAGTATTGGTTGTGTAGCAGAGGGTATTACTATCGCTACGTCTCTCCGGGATCTATTGAAGCCACAGCCTACGTCATGCTTGCCTACGTTGAAAAGGGCGATATTTTGTCTGCTATTCCTATACGAAATTGGCTCCTGGCTCAGATGGACGCCAGGGGTGGATGGAGATCAAGTCAAGACTCGATCATCGCGCTGATGGCTCTTTCGTTGATGTCAATTAAAACTGGCAAGCTAGACGAAAGCTCGGCTCTTGCTATAGAGCTAAACGTTGCGGGAAAGTTTCATCAGCAATTATCTATTAATAGCCGCACGGCGATTATCACCCGCCGGTTTGAG ATTCCGGTGCCTTCGACACTACAAGTTCAATCTATGGGTAACAGAGCGGCGTTGGTCCAG GCTACAGTCACCTACAACGTTCCTCTTTTGGCGCCGGAGTTGTCGTTTCAAATAAATACTACAATACGGAACAGATTGCTAgcggaagaaaacgaagtgcCATTTGATGAATCAGACCGATATGACGACAACCGTTTGGAATTGAGAACGTGTGTTAG ATGGAATCGCAAGTCCGATTCTAGCATGTGTATCGTCGAAATCGGTTTCCTCTCTGGATTCAGTGTTGACAAAGAGGGACTAAGCAAG CTAAttgacgacaacgaaattTTACTTCAGCGATACGAAATTGAAGCTAGGAAACTTGTCTTGTATTTTGACGAG ATTCGTTCAGCTCGAATTATCTGCTTTAACGCCTCCTTTCAAAGATCGCATTGCGTGTCGAAGCTCCAACCGGCTTTCATTCGAGCTTACGCTTACTATGAACCAG ATTTTATGACTGTGATATCCTACGACCCGCCAGCGACGATTTCCGCTTCATTGGACGAATGCAAGGCACCAAGTGAACAAGACGAACTTGACGAAAAagaatcgtcttcatcggGACAGATCGAGTCACTTACGGAGCCCACTCTCAAGACCACATCGGAAGAGG ATGAAGCCTTCTTGGATTCTTTCGTCTGA